Within the Portunus trituberculatus isolate SZX2019 chromosome 26, ASM1759143v1, whole genome shotgun sequence genome, the region aaacacaccccaaacacagttatgcacccaaaacacctcaaacacactcaaacacactcaaacacacaaacacccaaacacactcaaacacactcaaacacactcaaacacactcaaacacacaaacacacaaacacacccaaaacacacccaaaacacaccccaaacaccaaaacacaccccaaacaccaaaacacacccaaaacaccccaaaacaccccaaacacagccaaaacaccccacaacaccttcttacactcttttctctcccccagGGCAAGGAGGACCAGCTGGAAGAGCCCCGTGTGGTCTTGTGGTCCCGGGAAAAGGTCAGCCTCGGGTGGAGGAAGGTCTTTCCCCCTGGGGCTGGCATGTACAATCTGGGGAACACCTGCTATTTAAATTCCTCCTTGCAGGTAtgtgtttaaaggtgttttttggggtgtttgggggtgtttttggtgattGGGGGTGGTTTTTggatgtttgggggtgttttggtgttttttggatgtttttgggtgttttgtggtgtttttttgggtgttttgtgttttgggtgtttttggtgtttttggggtgtttttggtgtttatgggtgttttgggtgtttaggtCAAGTGTGTTatgggtgttttttggtgtttatgggtgtttttgggtgtttttggggtgtttcaagggtgtttatgggtgtttcaagggtgttatgggtgtttgtggtgtttttgggtgtgtttggtgttgtggGTGGTTttgggttttggggtgtttcaagggtgtttatgGGTGTTATGGGTGTTTCAAGGGTGGTtatgggtgttttaggtgttttgggtgtttatgggtgtttcaagggtgtttttggatgtttgtgggtgtttttaggtgtttttgggtgttaaggggtgtttcaagggtgtttatgGGTGGTTTAtaggtgtttgtgggtgtttatgggtgttttaggtgtttcaagggtgttttggtgtttgaaagctattttagggtgttttagagtgttttgcaTATTTTGGGGTatatttcaaaggtgttttgggtgtttttaagggagtttaagctgtgtttggagtgttttggtgtgtttttggtgtgttttgatgtgtttttgggtgtttttgggtgtttttaagggtgtagaAGGAGATAGACAAACTGCTCCACCTaccactccacctccacctactGGTCCACCTCTCCCCAGGCACTCTTCCACATCCCGGCCTTGGCAAACTGGCTGCTCGAGGAACTACAAGGCCACACTCAGCGCTGtgaggccaccaccaccaccgccaccgccaccaccaccgccttctGCTCCGTGTGTGCCATGATGAAGACTCTGAGGGCCACGCTGGACCGGGCCACACCTGCCATCAAGCCCGCACTCATCCAACACAAGCTGAAAAGTGAGTGgcgggtgttttttgggtgttttatggtgatttggggtgttttgggtgtgttttttgtgatttggtgtgtttttggtagttttgggtgtattttgggtgtttttgtggtgtttggattTTATGgttgtttttagggtgttttgggatgcttttagggtgttttatgagtttatagggaaaaaagagtgtttttaagggcatgtcagggagggaagagtttttaagggtatttttaagggAAAAGGTGATTAAGGATGTTTTTGGGTGTCTTAAAAGgcccttagaacatgccaaactgtcttaaaatggccttaaaacatgccaaactgtcttaaaataccgtcaaaacatgccaaaccatcttaaaatggccttaaaacatgccaaactgtcttaaaatatcctcaaaacatgccaaactgtcttaaaataccctcaaaacatgccaaactgtcttaaataccctcaaacatgccaaactgtcttaagataccctcaaaacatcccaaactgtcttgaaatggcctttaaatatgccaaactgtcttaaaacaccctcaaaacatgccaaactgtcttaaaataccctcaaaacatgccaaactgtcttaaaattcccACATCTTAGCCTCAATCAAACCACTATTGTAATGAAGTTTTGTAGCattgtgtggtgtttttggtgtattttaagGCATAgagacacacaccaccaccaccaccactgctaaccaccaccaccaccaccacaggcatAGGGAAGACCCTCTCGTACGGCCGGCAAGAGGATGCACACGAATTTATCAAGCTTCTTTTAGaccacatggaaaaaagctaccTTGCCTTTCGCCACGCCACCAAGCTTGACCACCGCTCCAAGGAGACCACCCCCCTCAACCAGATCTTTGGGGGCTACCTCAGGCAGCAGGGTGAGTGGTGGGgggggctgggagaggctgtgagggGCTAGAATggtctgggagaggctgggaggggctgggagagtCTTGATCACTGCTCCAAGGAGACCACCCCCCCTCAACCAGATCTTTGGGGGGTACCTCAGGCAGCAGGGTGAGTGGTGGGGGGGGCTGGGGGTCTGTAAGGGGCTGGAAGAGGCTGTGAGGGGCTAGAATggtctgggagaggctggaagagTCTTGATCACTGCTCCAAGGAGACCACCCCTCTCAACCAGATCTTTGGGGGTACCTCAAGCAGCAGGGTGAGTGGTGGGGAGAGGTTGtgagtgactgggagaggctgggatggtctgggagaggctgggatggttgggagaggctgggatgggaGAGGCTAGGATGGTCTGGGAGAGGCTAGGATggtctgggagaggctgggatgatTTGGGAGAGGCTAGGATGgtgtgggagaggctgggatggttTGGGAGAGGCTAGGATGGTCTGGGAGAGGCTAGGATGgtgtgggagaggctgggatggtcTGGGAGAGGTTGTGGGTGACTGAGAGAGGCTGTTAGAGGTTGTGGGTGACTGGGAGATGTTATGGGtgactgagagaggctgggatggtCTGGGAGAGGCTGTTAGAGGTTGTGGGTGACTGGGAGATGTTatgggtgactgggagaggctgggatggtcTGGGAGAGGTTgtgggtgactgggagaggctgtgggtgactgagagaggctgggatggtctgggagaggctgggagaggttgtGGGTGACTGGGAGGGGCTAGGATGGTCtggagaagctggaaggacattTCTGGCAATTTTAAACAGTTTTAAGCACAATATTCTCCACATAATCCActtctcatccacctcctccctccacagTGATCTGCCCACTCTGTCGCTACGTCTCCACCACCTTCAGCCACTtccaagacctggtgctggatATTCGGTCCGTCAGCAGTGTGGATGATGCCCTTAACCTCCACTTCCGTAAGGAGACTCTCGACTCGGAGAACGCCTATCGCTGTGAGAAATGCCACAAAAAAGTGTCGGCCACTAAACGCCACTTAATTGAAAGGGCGCCTCATGTACTGCTCATACAGCTGAAGAGGTgcgttttgggggtgttttagggtgtttttggggtattttggtggtgttttgaggtgtttttgtgtgttttagggtgtttttggtacattttgaggtgttttggtgtgtttttggtatattttgaggtgttttgtgtgttttaggtgttttgggtgttttggggtgtttttggtacatgttgaggtgttttggagtgttttagatgtgttttggggtgtttttagtacattttgaggtgttttggtgtgttttagatgtgttttgggtgttttggggtgtttttggtacattttgaggtgttttggtgtgttttaggtgtttttggtgAGTTTTCGaaatgtttgtgggtgttttggaatgtttgtgggtgttttagggtgttttaagtgtgttttgtgtatttttgggtgtgttttgtggtgtttctgGCTGTGAGAAATGCCACAAAaagtgtccaccaccaccacttaactGAAAGGCGCCTCACGTACTGCTCATACAGCTGAAGAGGTgcgtttgggggtgttttagggtgttttggttgtgttttgggtgtgtttgaggtgttttgtgtttttggggtgttttggggtgttttgtgtgtttggtgtgtttgggtatgtttgaagtgttttgggtgtttttggagtgttttgaggtgttttggggtgttttgatacatgttgaggtgttttgaggtgttttggagtattttaggtgtgttttgggtgttttggagtgttttggtacATTTTGACTTatgttagtgtgttttgggtgttttggggtgttttggtacattttgagatgtttttgtacattttgaggtgttttggtgtgttttgggtgtttttggtgtggttttggtacattttgaggtgttttggtgtgtttcaggtGTTTTTGGTGAGTTTTTGgaatgtttgtgggtgttttatgatgttttgggtgtgttttgtgtatttttgggtgtgttttgtggtgtttctgGGTGTGAGAAATGCCACAAAAAAGTGTCGGCCACTAAACGCCACTTAATTGAAAGGGCGCCTCATGTACTGCTTATACAGCTGAAGAGGTGCGTTTaggggtgtgtttgagggtgttttgaggtgttttggtacattttgaggtgttttggtgtgttttgagatgttttggggtgtttttggtacattttgaggtgttttggggtgtttttggtactttttgaggtgtttgtgtgttttggtgtttttgtgttttgtgtgtgttttgggatgaaggcagttttgaggtgttttggtgtttttatggtgttttgggtgtttttaggtgttGGGTGTggttgggtgtttttgggtgctTGATTGAAAAGGTGAAGGTGTGCTGGTGTTTTTGGGGAGTGTTTTGGTATGCTTTaggtgttttttgggggtgtttgggtgtttttagtaagttttgggtgttttaaggatgttttgggtatttttggggtgtttttagggtgttttgatgtgttttgatatGATTTggagtgtttaagtgtgtttgagtgtgttttggtgtgcagaatcacaaaaaacacacaaatccaCTTTTAATCCACTTGATCCACTTTTTCATCCACTTCAGGTCACAATATAAGGTGGAAAAATgaaccagaaccacaaaaaacaaaaaaaaacacacaaatccaCTTTTAATCCACTTTTAATCCACCTGATCCACTTCTAATCCACTTTTTCATCCACTTCAGATTCACAATGTCAGGTGGAAAGATTGGAAAGCACGTCAATATACAGAGAACAATCGACCTGACCCGTTTTGTGAGTGGAGcgaaggggggaggaggtggagcaggtggaggaggctaCCAGTACCGCCTTACCTCCATGGTCATCCACCTGGGCGGATCACAGCATGGTGGACACTACACTGCTGTGGCCGAGGCTTCAAACGGAGCGATGTTTGAATTTGATGATGCgtcggtgagtgtgtgtgtgtgtgagagagagagagagtgtgaggaggaggaggaggaggagaagagaagaaggaggagagagagagagtgtgtgtatgtgtgtgagagagagagagagtgtgaggaggaggaggagaaggaggagagagagagtgtgtgtgtgtgtgtgtgtgagagagagagagtgtgaagaggaggaggaggagagagagatttgagagtgaaagaggagagagagagtgtgtgtgtgtgtgagagagagagagagagagagagagagagagagtgtgtgtgtgtgtgtggagaaggagaaggaaaagaagaagaaaaaaaagaagaagaacaagaagagagagagagagagagagagagagagagagagagagagagagagagagagagaatttacctaTAAGAGTTTTCTAACCCCCTTCACGTATTTGAATATTCGAATCCTATCTCTCTGgcttcccttcttacatatttGACAGCTTCAGGGCACGCAAACTCTTGATAATCCATATTTTGCAGGATCGGTAACTTGGTTGAAGCTCTTAGCACCCTTTCGAGCTCCCCGTGTGCTTCTGTAGGTGTCACACTCCCCTGGCACACTCTTATTTTGGCCTCAGAATCACTCTAATGATTTTTCCAACCCTGCATTACAAGCCCtagatctttctctctccctgtacgCTTAATATCACTCTCCCAAAATTAATGTAACTCCTCACTCCATCTGCTAAGTCATTCACACATCAGGCCATAGGGAACTCTCACCCCTTACCCCTTACCATTATTCCTGCAGCCTCTCCTCTCCAGCTTCTTCACCAGTATCCACCAGTGAGGCCGGTCTATTAATTTTTTAATTTGGCGGGCTCAATTCTTCAGAGCAATGTTTTAACACCCAGTACGACATttggtgtggtctcagtgctGTGTTgacatccaagagagagagagagagagagaggtggtgtgtttgtgggtgtgttgtgaggagggaaggaaagagagagagagagagagagagaagatttaaTGGTATGAAAactaagatagagagagatagtgtgtgtgtgtgtgtgtgtgtgtgtgtgtgtgtgtggaggaggaggaggaggagaagaaggagaagaagaagaagaagaagaagaggaggagagagagagacagtgtgtgtatgtgtctgtctatgtgtctgtctctctccctcactctctcccaatTCCTTCCCATCATTCAccctcaaaaaacacacacaaacacaccaccttctctctctctctctctctccccctctcactcactcactctctctctctccccccccaacAGGTCCGGTCAATCTCCCTACAGAGTGCCCTTCTGAGAAACCCCTACATATTATTTTACGAGATGATTCGGAAGCCTAGGGAAATACCAGCAATGAAGCAAGTCTTCAGGCAGAGCTCCGAGAAGATGTTGATAAGGCAGAGCTCGGACAGTGTGCTGGGGAAAGGTCTGCCCACGAGCCACAGTGCTAATGCCGTCAatgggtggagtggtggaggaggtggaggaggtgcagggAAGGTTCATGGCTCACAGCACCTCGTTTGTCATAAGGAGAGgtgagttttggggtgtttttgtgggttttttgggtgtttttgtgggttttttgggtgtttgagggtgttttaggtgtgtttttgagtgtttacaGGTGTGAGTGTGTCCTGAGTgcattttgggtgtgtttgggtgtgttttagtgcattttggggtgtgtgtggatgtgttttggggtgtttttgtgggtttttatgtgtgttttgtgggaatttgtgggtttttttggtgtgtttttgggtgtttgaaggtgttttaggtgtgttttggagtgtttacAGGTGTGAATGTGTCCTGAGTgcattttgggtgtgtttgggtgtgtttttagtgcattttgggtgtgtgtgagtgtgttttttggggtgttttgctcCGAGAAGATGTTGAGAAGACAGAGCTCGGACAGTGTGCTGGGGAAAGGTCTGCCCACGAGCCACAGTGCTAATGCCGTCAatgggtggagtggtggaggaggtggaggaggtgcagggAAGGTTCATGGCTCACAGCACCTCGTTTGTCATAAGGAGAGgtgagttttggggtgtttttgtgggtttttggggtgtttttgtgggtttttggtgtgtttttgggtgtttgaaggtgtttttggtgtgttttggagtgtttacAGGTGTGAGTGTGTCCTGAGTgcattttgggtgtgtttgggtgtgtttttagtgcattttggggtgtgtgtgggtgtgtttttggggtgttttgctcCGAGAAGATGTTGATAAGGCAGAGCTCGGACAGTGTGCTGGGGAAAGGTCTGCCCACGAGCCACAGTGCTAATGCCGTCAatgggtggagtggtggaggaggtggaggaggtgcagggAAGGTTCATGGCTCACAGCACCTCGTTTGTCATAAGGAGAGgtgagttttggggtgtttttgtgggttttttgtgtgtttttgtggggtttttgtgtgtttttgtgggttttttgggtgtttgagggtgttttacgtgtgttttggggtgtttgagggtgtttacaGGTGTGAGTGTGTCCTGAGTgcattttgggtgtgtttgggtgtgtttttagtacattttgggtgtgtttttgtgagtttttgggtgttttgtgggtttttgggtgtttgagggtgttttaggtgtgttttggagtgtttacAGGTGTGAGTGTCCTGAGTgcattttgggtgtgtttgggtgtgtttttagtacattttggtgtgtgtgtgagtgtgtttttggagtgttttgggtgattttggggtgtttttttgtgtttttgggtgtgtttgtgggtgttttgggtgtctgtgtgtgtgtgtgtttgttttattctaaCCTGTGTATGGAGAAgttaatgtgtatgtgtgtgtgtgtgtgtgtgtgcgaaagcgcgtttacatgtatttttgcgtttttttaAGGCTTGTGTGCGTTTGTACATGCGTTTGACCTGCCTCGTTTGTAGAgcgtacgtttgtgtgtgtgtgcgtatgtacgTTTGTCGAATTACATACATTATTACACCAATTATTAaaagtaacattattattattatttatttatttattttatttatttttttccagagagaggCTTTCATTTCAATTGAAGTCCAAGACAGGCGGAGTGGAAGGCGGAGCAAGCAAACCAAGCAAGCTAATCATCCACAATTCATCCACACTGCTCTCCACTAAGTCCAGTCctccaaacacccacaaaatGACAACatccacacaaaaaacaccaaaaacatccACATCATCCACCAAATCAGTACAAAATAggccttccaccaccacaaccacctccacaaagccacactccactccaggGACGCCAAAATCCACTTCATCCACTTCCAAATCTACCATTCCACCTTTAGTCCCATATTTGGACGACTCGGAGGACTCGGAAGTGGATGAGGGGAAACGTGGAAGAGAGCGGAAGGCAAACGGATTGAAAAGTGGAAGGGAGAAGCTATCCACCAATGGGGAGGCTAAAGAGGTGGATGGGAAAGTCCGCTTGATTCCACGTGCGTTACAAGTGGTTCCTGGGAGGGCTAAAGTGGATACAGGGTGGCAGGTGACGGATTCCACCCTCCACTCGCCTAGTGAatgcagcagcggcagcggcggagGTGGATGGACGGTCACTGTGGTGGAGAAAGTGgataaggtggaagagaaaccAAAATCCAGtgagaaatgtgagaaaaatcCACATTTCGAGGGGTTTCTGGGTCGGGTGGAGGTGTGGAAGGGAGCGGAAGGGACGTGGACTCGAGTAGCCTGCGGAGTAAGACCAGTGTGGATAGTGGAAGATCGGATAAGTCCACTAAATCCATGAAACgatccatcttctctctcttcacctgtgTGTCTTCTGCTAAGAGCCCAGACACACCTCCTGCTTCCACCTACCTCCTAGCCCCGACTCCACCACTACATCCACGCCTCCACCACCCAGGGATGCGGTAAATGGCCTGCCACACTCCACCCCCTCCACCAActccacctcatccaccacacaggctaaaagagtgagagaaaacgaggaactTTCAAGTCCGTCGAAGAAAACGTGTAAAGATGAGAAGTTGGAAGTTATCGATGTTTTTAGTGACATTTCAGAGTCTAGGGTGCCTCAGGGGACCACTCAGCCCCCAAGGACACCCCCAGGGACACCTCCAGGGGCTCCAATGGCCAAGCAAACCCCAGGGaagtggaagaagtggagggaacGAAGACAGAAACTGGAAAACCGTCGCAGAAACCAAGTTGTAGTGTAGCGACTTCTTCTGCTTCTacgacttctactactgctgctgctgctacttctgcgGCCTCCACTGCGGgttccaccactgccactgctacctccGCCTCCTCCGCCACTAACTCCACCCCTTCCACTACCTCAAAAAACGCAGAAATGCCAAAAAACTTGAAAACGAGGGAGACTTTTACGAGAGTGGAGCAAATAGGAATCACTAAGGACtcctccacatccacctccacctcctccctctcctctgatGACtcggaagtggaggaggagggggaggggaagaccaggtgggtggagaagtggagaaaaagaaTCAGCACAGCCAAACTTCACCCACATCCATCTGTGATTCGCTGGGACGATTCTAGCCAGCGGGGGAAGAAGGTGGAGCTCTGGGGTGGATCGCGGAGCTCCTCAGTGGTGGATGAACTGAGGagggttggcaacactgcttaTGGGGCGGAAGGTAAGTGGTAAcagtgtttttttgtggtgt harbors:
- the LOC123509252 gene encoding LOW QUALITY PROTEIN: ubiquitin carboxyl-terminal hydrolase 36-like (The sequence of the model RefSeq protein was modified relative to this genomic sequence to represent the inferred CDS: deleted 4 bases in 2 codons) gives rise to the protein MPASSDCIGEALHRAYHHHHRPPPHTTTTAATTTPPPPPLADQLTVCGKQFTPQVLSSQLEYEAAGKQESILLTELKSKYVVLSATTATTTATTTTTTAAMAHGTPRVAQGKEDQLEEPRVVLWSREKVSLGWRKVFPPGAGMYNLGNTCYLNSSLQALFHIPALANWLLEELQGHTQRCEATTTTATATTTAFCSVCAMMKTLRATLDRATPAIKPALIQHKLKSIGKTLSYGRQEDAHEFIKLLLDHMEKSYLAFRHATKLDHRSKETTPLNQIFGGYLRQQVICPLCRYVSTTFSHFQDLVLDIRSVSSVDDALNLHFRKETLDSENAYRCEKCHKKVSATKRHLIERAPHVLLIQLKRFTMSGGKIGKHVNIQRTIDLTRFVSGAKGGGGGAGGGGYQYRLTSMVIHLGGSQHGGHYTAVAEASNGAMFEFDDASVRSISLQSALLRNPYILFYEMIRKPREIPAMKQVFRQSSEKMLIRQSSDSVLGKGLPTSHSANAVNGWSGGGGGGGAGKVHGSQHLVCHKERCECVLSAFWVCPRATVLMPSMGGVVEEVEEVQGRFMAHSTSFVIRRVCPECILGVFGCVFSAFWGVCGCVFGVFCSEKMLIRQSSDSVLGKGLPTSHSANAVNGWSGGGGGGGAGKVHGSQHLVCHKERERLSFQLKSKTGGVEGGASKPSKLIIHNSSTLLSTKSSPPNTHKMTTSTQKTPKTSTSSTKSVQNRPSTTTTTSTKPHSTPGTPKSTSSTSKSTIPPLVPYLDDSEDSEVDEGKRGRERKANGLKSGREKLSTNGEAKEVDGKVRLIPRALQVVPGRAKVDTGWQVTDSTLHSPSECSSGSGGGGWTVTVVEKVDKVEEKPKSSEKCEKNPHFEGDVDSSSLRSKTSVDSGRSDKSTKSMKRSIFSLFTCVSSAKSPDTSCFHLPPSPDSTTTSTPPPPRDAVNGLPHSTPSTNSTSSTTQAKRVRENEELSSPSKKTCKDEKLEVIDVFSDISESRVPQGTTQPPRTPPGTPPGAPMAKQTPEVEEVEGTKTETGKPSQKPSCSVATSSASTTSTTAAAATSAASTAGSTTATATSASSATNSTPSTTSKNAEMPKNLKTRETFTRVEQIGITKDSSTSTSTSSLSSDDSEVEEEGEGKTRWVEKWRKRISTAKLHPHPSVIRWDDSSQRGKKVELWGGSRSSSVVDELRRVGNTAYGAEVKSWSGGRSEVDQEVERERKEAKKRTADDLYNEEMDSGRQNKKIKGGKRGGGGGGGRTETASD